In Litoribacterium kuwaitense, the genomic stretch TCATGTCCGTCATCGGACAGGTAAGAAGGCAAGGCTTCATTTCCAGTTGGTGACGCTTGTTTATAATGCCTCCAGAATGGCCACAGATCGAATTAAAAAGATGAAAGCGGAACAAATGTCCAAGGCAGCGTGAATTAAAGCACGATATATTTTAAAAAAACATGTAAAACACCAAGGGACTACTCTACATTTTTTTTAAAAAGGGACTTATGAAATTAACTCGAGTGATAAAAAAATTACAGAATTAATAAAAGGAGCTCAAAAAGGAGTAGAACAAGACAAACAAGAAATTTTAAAACGGTTTGAGCCTTTAGTTCTTAGTCTCATTAAAAACGAAGATCCCCAAATTCAAGAAGATTTTAAACAGGAGCTATTTAAGGAGTTGTTAGAAATCATAGAAAGAATGAATGTACCTAATTCATACGATGAGAAGGATTGTCAATAATTTTGTGTGAATTAAGAATTCCATTTTTCACTAAAACTTTTGACGACTGAAACAGGATCTGTTCGCCTGCGTTACGGCACGCTTTTCCCTTCGATTTTTCGAAGCCAGATATATGCAGACTTCCATAAAGAAGCTTTCAAATAACGGCTAATCTGTAAGTAAGTTCGCTTACTATGGGTTCGCAGTTGGGCAAGGACATTCAGGCAATAGACAATCATGGC encodes the following:
- a CDS encoding helix-turn-helix domain-containing protein; protein product: MKGAQKGVEQDKQEILKRFEPLVLSLIKNEDPQIQEDFKQELFKELLEIIERMNVPNSYDEKDCQ